A region from the Tahibacter amnicola genome encodes:
- a CDS encoding diguanylate cyclase — MSQKIERAKVLVIDDQVVILEALRRLLSADDLEIHLHNDSASAVAKARAIAPAVILLDIHMNPINGLDVLRGIRAQPELADVPVVMLSAVEDPETKVEAFKYGANDYVVKLPSPLELNARVRYHANALKAARERAEAYEALLRSQSELEQRNRLIEQINRELAESVLTDTLTGLRNRRFLKLFLDEHTESRRASHERRRAPARTTVFLMDLDHFKQINDRLGHDAGDIALVETAARLRSSVRADDAVLRWGGEEFLIIARYYDLDEPTAAAQRLLEAIGGSPMQLGPHQETVTCSVGYAPFPWVGEKLAQASIEQTLSLADAACYLSKTAGRNRAFGVLPGPDDARAARISGLGISPATLRSEDGRGVRLVESVGPAIGRLDLASTSG, encoded by the coding sequence ATGAGCCAGAAAATCGAGCGTGCCAAGGTCCTGGTCATCGACGATCAGGTCGTCATTCTCGAAGCCTTACGGCGCCTGCTGTCCGCCGACGACCTGGAAATTCACCTGCACAACGACTCCGCGAGCGCCGTAGCGAAGGCTCGCGCGATCGCACCGGCGGTCATTCTCCTCGATATTCACATGAACCCGATCAACGGCCTGGACGTGCTGCGCGGCATCCGCGCGCAGCCCGAGCTGGCCGACGTGCCCGTGGTGATGCTGTCCGCGGTGGAAGATCCGGAAACCAAGGTCGAAGCGTTCAAGTACGGCGCCAACGACTACGTCGTGAAACTGCCCAGCCCCCTGGAACTCAACGCCCGCGTCCGCTACCACGCCAACGCGCTCAAGGCCGCGCGCGAGCGCGCGGAAGCCTACGAGGCGCTGCTGCGCAGCCAGTCCGAGCTGGAGCAACGCAACCGGTTGATCGAGCAGATCAACCGCGAGCTGGCCGAGTCGGTGCTGACCGACACCTTGACCGGTTTGCGCAATCGCCGCTTTCTGAAATTGTTCCTTGACGAGCATACCGAGTCCCGCCGGGCCAGCCACGAACGCCGCCGCGCGCCGGCGCGCACGACGGTATTCCTGATGGATCTGGACCACTTCAAGCAGATCAACGACCGGCTCGGCCATGACGCCGGTGACATCGCCCTGGTCGAGACCGCGGCCCGGTTGCGCTCGTCAGTACGGGCGGACGATGCCGTGTTGCGCTGGGGCGGCGAAGAGTTCCTGATCATTGCGCGCTACTACGACCTGGATGAGCCGACGGCCGCTGCACAACGCCTGCTGGAGGCGATCGGCGGCTCACCCATGCAGCTGGGCCCGCACCAGGAGACGGTGACCTGCTCGGTCGGCTATGCACCCTTTCCGTGGGTGGGCGAAAAGCTGGCGCAGGCATCCATCGAGCAGACACTCAGCCTGGCGGATGCCGCCTGCTACCTGAGCAAGACAGCCGGCCGCAACCGTGCCTTTGGCGTGCTGCCCGGACCTGACGACGCGCGTGCCGCGCGAATCTCCGGACTCGGCATTTCGCCGGCGACGCTGCGCAGCGAAGACGGACGCGGCGTGCGCCTGGTGGAAAGCGTTGGACCTGCGATTGGCAGGCTGGACCTCGCCTCGACGTCCGGGTAG
- a CDS encoding outer membrane protein, translating to MKKYLAAGLAVALSLIGFAPSVALADGAFIEGRVGRSDLDSLGYNESDNAFAINGGYRWGSFGVEGGYVDLGQVDQLYYLSPTFHSRGSTELSGWTLGGNGHFNLNDHWYLSARAGLFHWKADYRYLDSDGTRGAGDITDTDWYAGVGVGYDINANWGVGLNYDYFKVGAGSSNNVDKLSISTEYRF from the coding sequence ATGAAGAAGTATCTTGCGGCGGGCCTGGCAGTGGCCCTGTCACTCATCGGGTTCGCCCCGTCTGTCGCACTGGCTGACGGAGCCTTCATCGAAGGTCGCGTAGGCCGGTCCGACCTCGACAGCCTCGGCTACAACGAGAGCGACAACGCCTTCGCTATCAACGGTGGCTACCGCTGGGGTTCTTTCGGCGTGGAAGGCGGCTATGTGGACCTGGGCCAGGTTGATCAGCTCTACTACCTGTCGCCCACCTTCCACAGCAGGGGCTCGACCGAGCTGTCCGGTTGGACGCTCGGCGGCAATGGCCACTTCAATCTCAATGACCACTGGTACCTGTCGGCCCGCGCCGGCCTGTTCCACTGGAAGGCCGACTACCGCTACCTCGATTCCGACGGCACGCGCGGCGCCGGCGATATCACCGACACGGACTGGTACGCCGGCGTCGGCGTCGGCTACGACATCAATGCCAACTGGGGCGTGGGTCTGAACTACGACTACTTCAAGGTCGGCGCGGGCAGCTCCAACAACGTGGACAAACTGTCGATCAGCACCGAATACCGCTTCTGA
- a CDS encoding porin family protein: MKKNIAISLMLALAAFSAIPATALADGLFVEGRVGRSDFDNYGLDDNDTAFAINGGYRWGAFGLEAGYVDLGEFDRNYIGAGKHGVSMDGWTLGANGHFNLNEHWYLSARAGLFHWNADIDTIPVNGPRMKGDTDSTDWYAGVGVGYDINANWGVGINYDHYAAEKGVFDFDVNKISLSTEYRF; this comes from the coding sequence ATGAAAAAGAATATTGCTATTAGTTTGATGCTCGCCCTGGCCGCTTTCAGCGCTATTCCTGCGACAGCCCTCGCCGACGGCCTCTTTGTCGAAGGTCGCGTCGGCCGTTCCGACTTCGACAACTACGGCCTTGACGACAATGACACCGCATTCGCCATCAACGGCGGCTATCGCTGGGGCGCGTTCGGCCTGGAAGCCGGCTACGTGGATCTGGGCGAGTTCGACAGGAACTACATCGGCGCGGGCAAGCACGGCGTCAGCATGGACGGCTGGACCCTCGGTGCAAACGGCCATTTCAACCTCAATGAGCACTGGTATCTGTCCGCCCGGGCCGGTCTGTTCCACTGGAACGCCGATATCGACACCATCCCGGTGAACGGCCCGCGCATGAAAGGCGATACCGATTCCACCGACTGGTACGCCGGCGTCGGCGTCGGCTACGACATCAATGCCAACTGGGGCGTGGGCATCAACTACGACCACTATGCCGCTGAGAAGGGTGTGTTCGATTTCGACGTGAACAAGATCTCGCTCAGCACCGAATATCGCTTCTGA
- the miaB gene encoding tRNA (N6-isopentenyl adenosine(37)-C2)-methylthiotransferase MiaB: MPGKLFIKTHGCQMNEYDSSKMADVLAAAQGLELTENEAEADVILINTCSIREKAQEKVFSQLGRWRELKQANNKLIIGVGGCVASQEGDSIVKRAPFVDLVFGPQTLHRLPEMIEAKRQSGKPQVDISFPEIEKFDNLPEPRAEGPTAFVSIMEGCSKYCTFCVVPYTRGDEVSRPFDDVIAEVAALAEQGVREVNLLGQNVNAYRGAMHEGGVADLALLIHAIAQLDGIGRIRFTTSHPLEFSDSLVEAYASVPKLANYLHLPVQAGSDRILAAMKRGYTALEFKQKIRKLRAVRPDISISSDFIVGFPGETDADFDKTMKLIEDVGFDQSFSFIYSKRPGTPAANLEDTTPAEVKSQRLLRLQAHINENAARISQAMVGTRQTVLVEKPSRKNASELTGRTENMRYVNFPGPASLIGQFVDVVITEALSNSLRGRIASA, encoded by the coding sequence ATGCCCGGCAAGCTTTTTATCAAAACCCACGGTTGCCAGATGAACGAGTACGACTCGTCCAAAATGGCGGATGTGCTCGCTGCGGCGCAGGGTCTGGAGCTGACCGAAAATGAGGCTGAAGCGGACGTCATCCTGATCAACACCTGTTCCATTCGCGAGAAGGCGCAGGAAAAGGTGTTTTCGCAATTGGGCCGCTGGCGTGAACTCAAGCAGGCCAACAATAAGCTGATCATCGGCGTCGGTGGTTGCGTCGCGTCACAGGAAGGCGACAGCATCGTCAAGCGTGCCCCGTTCGTGGACCTGGTCTTCGGTCCGCAGACCTTGCACCGACTGCCCGAGATGATCGAAGCCAAGCGCCAGTCGGGTAAACCGCAGGTCGACATCAGCTTCCCCGAGATCGAAAAGTTCGACAACCTGCCGGAACCGCGCGCGGAAGGCCCCACGGCGTTCGTGTCCATCATGGAAGGGTGTTCCAAGTACTGCACGTTCTGCGTCGTGCCGTACACGCGCGGCGACGAAGTCAGCCGCCCGTTCGACGATGTCATCGCCGAAGTGGCCGCACTGGCGGAACAGGGCGTGCGCGAAGTGAACCTGCTCGGGCAGAACGTCAACGCCTACCGCGGTGCCATGCACGAAGGCGGTGTTGCGGATCTTGCGCTTCTGATCCACGCGATCGCGCAGCTCGATGGCATCGGCCGCATCCGTTTCACCACCTCGCACCCGCTGGAGTTCTCCGATTCCCTGGTCGAGGCCTATGCCAGCGTGCCCAAGCTGGCGAACTACCTGCACCTGCCCGTGCAGGCAGGCTCGGACCGGATCCTCGCCGCCATGAAGCGCGGCTACACCGCGCTGGAATTCAAGCAGAAGATCCGCAAGCTCCGCGCCGTGCGCCCGGATATTTCTATCTCATCGGATTTCATTGTCGGCTTCCCCGGTGAAACCGATGCGGATTTCGACAAGACGATGAAACTCATCGAAGACGTCGGCTTCGACCAGAGCTTCAGTTTTATCTATTCCAAGCGCCCCGGCACTCCCGCGGCCAACCTGGAAGACACGACCCCGGCCGAGGTCAAGAGCCAGCGACTGCTGCGCCTGCAGGCGCATATCAACGAGAACGCCGCCAGAATCAGCCAGGCAATGGTTGGCACGCGCCAGACCGTGCTGGTCGAAAAGCCCAGCCGCAAGAATGCCAGCGAGCTGACCGGCCGCACGGAAAACATGCGCTACGTGAACTTTCCCGGCCCCGCGTCGCTGATCGGCCAGTTCGTCGACGTGGTGATCACCGAGGCGCTATCCAATTCGTTGCGCGGCCGCATCGCATCCGCCTGA
- a CDS encoding lytic transglycosylase domain-containing protein yields the protein MKNRRHHRLIRGLVALALACAAWPAFAGELFRCSGKNGEMAYTNKPAGYANCVKVAGYKENNARPVTAATAPAASSPGFVPGSAPAANAKPGQWNYQDSTASAGTPPAAGTASAAPVAKSESPKVLRGAVYKVNKANGITEYTNIRPAGKHYQVLFTYISTCFACDVHSKVNFSSVRLNRDAYRAEIAAAAAEFGLDESLLRAVVHAESAFNPNALSNKGAQGLMQLMPGTADDMGVDNPFDAVQNIRGGAQYLSLQLKNFQGDERRAIAAYNAGPANVTKYGGVPPFDETQVYVSRVSTLRDRYRQTN from the coding sequence ATGAAAAACCGCCGCCACCACCGCCTGATCCGTGGGCTCGTCGCCCTTGCGCTGGCGTGCGCCGCCTGGCCCGCTTTTGCCGGCGAACTCTTTCGCTGCAGTGGCAAGAACGGCGAGATGGCCTATACGAACAAACCCGCCGGATACGCCAACTGCGTGAAGGTGGCGGGCTACAAAGAAAACAATGCCAGGCCAGTCACCGCGGCGACCGCGCCCGCCGCGTCCTCGCCCGGGTTTGTGCCCGGCAGTGCGCCGGCGGCGAATGCGAAGCCGGGCCAATGGAACTACCAGGACAGCACCGCTTCCGCGGGAACGCCGCCAGCCGCCGGTACGGCATCAGCTGCGCCCGTGGCGAAGTCCGAGTCGCCCAAGGTGCTGCGGGGCGCGGTGTACAAAGTCAATAAGGCCAACGGCATTACCGAGTACACCAACATCCGTCCCGCCGGAAAGCACTACCAGGTGCTCTTCACCTATATCTCCACGTGCTTCGCCTGCGACGTCCATTCAAAGGTGAACTTCTCGTCGGTGCGCCTCAATCGCGACGCCTATCGAGCCGAGATCGCCGCTGCGGCCGCTGAATTCGGCCTGGATGAATCGCTGCTGCGCGCCGTGGTTCATGCCGAATCCGCATTCAATCCGAATGCGTTGTCGAACAAGGGCGCGCAGGGCTTGATGCAGCTGATGCCGGGCACGGCCGACGACATGGGTGTGGACAACCCCTTCGACGCCGTCCAGAACATCCGCGGTGGTGCCCAGTATCTGTCGCTGCAGTTGAAGAACTTCCAGGGCGACGAACGCCGCGCGATCGCGGCCTATAACGCCGGTCCGGCAAACGTGACCAAGTACGGTGGCGTGCCGCCGTTTGATGAAACCCAGGTCTACGTCTCGCGGGTGTCGACCCTGCGCGACCGCTACCGTCAGACCAACTGA
- a CDS encoding S1C family serine protease → MKSALRTLAFLLQSVTVGLAAAFVITRLWPATPAPAPTPANIPPATATPAPAASFPSPAGVGPVSYADAVAKAAPAVVNIYATKFVASTARLVQRDPLMQRLLGGYSIVPTQRRERSLGSGVIVSANGYVMTNNHVIAQAHNIEVLLHDGRFATAQLVGGDDDTDLAVLKIDLTDLPTVDLTHGAPPVVGDVVLAIGNAAGIGKTVTMGVVSAVGRHLEQWASEEFIQTDAAINVGNSGGALINAHGDLIGINTAASNARRTGTEGIGFAIPTATAKQVFDQLVAHGVVVRGWLGAEYEPVIVASGGEVSSAQRGAKIVAIYPNSPAADAGLQPEDVITKLDMAEIADPLDLRKREGAIAPGTTVHITGLRAGIPFETDATLKQRPVVNQPMIPMS, encoded by the coding sequence ATGAAATCTGCGTTGCGTACGCTCGCCTTCCTGCTGCAGTCAGTCACGGTCGGACTGGCGGCCGCGTTCGTCATTACCCGGTTGTGGCCTGCAACGCCGGCGCCGGCGCCGACGCCCGCCAACATCCCGCCCGCAACGGCAACGCCCGCGCCGGCTGCAAGCTTCCCCAGCCCGGCCGGCGTCGGCCCGGTTTCCTACGCCGACGCCGTCGCCAAGGCCGCGCCGGCGGTCGTGAACATCTATGCCACGAAGTTCGTCGCCTCCACCGCCCGACTGGTCCAGCGCGACCCCCTCATGCAGCGCCTTCTCGGCGGCTACAGCATCGTGCCGACGCAGCGGCGGGAGCGCAGCCTCGGATCGGGGGTCATCGTCAGCGCCAATGGTTATGTGATGACCAACAACCACGTCATCGCCCAGGCGCACAACATCGAGGTTCTGCTCCACGACGGCCGGTTCGCGACCGCGCAACTGGTCGGAGGCGACGACGATACCGACCTTGCGGTATTGAAAATCGACCTGACCGACCTGCCCACCGTTGACCTGACCCACGGCGCGCCGCCGGTCGTCGGCGACGTGGTCCTTGCCATCGGCAATGCGGCCGGTATTGGCAAGACGGTGACGATGGGCGTGGTCAGCGCGGTCGGACGTCACCTGGAACAATGGGCGTCGGAGGAGTTCATCCAGACCGACGCCGCGATCAATGTCGGCAATTCGGGCGGCGCCCTGATCAATGCCCACGGCGATCTCATCGGCATCAATACGGCGGCCTCCAATGCGCGCCGGACGGGCACCGAAGGTATCGGATTTGCCATTCCGACGGCGACCGCCAAGCAGGTGTTCGACCAGTTGGTCGCCCACGGCGTGGTCGTGCGCGGCTGGCTGGGCGCCGAGTACGAGCCGGTGATCGTCGCCTCCGGCGGAGAGGTCAGCAGCGCGCAGCGCGGCGCGAAAATCGTCGCAATCTATCCCAACAGCCCGGCCGCGGATGCGGGCCTGCAGCCCGAGGACGTCATCACCAAGCTCGACATGGCCGAAATCGCCGATCCCCTGGACCTGCGCAAGCGGGAGGGCGCGATCGCTCCGGGAACAACCGTCCACATCACCGGCCTTCGCGCCGGCATTCCCTTTGAAACGGACGCTACGCTCAAGCAACGCCCGGTCGTCAACCAGCCCATGATTCCGATGAGCTGA
- the petA gene encoding ubiquinol-cytochrome c reductase iron-sulfur subunit, which produces MANEGVNHGRRRFLTATTAVVGGAGALVAAVPFIKSWLPSARAKTAGAPVQQDISKIDVGQMVITEWRGQPVWIVRRSPEQLAALASQDGRLRDPKSENEEQQPKFAQNPHRSIKPEWLVMVGVCTHLGCSPKFHGDIKPEPFDAEWKGGFFCPCHKSRFDMAGRVYQGVPAPTNLKVPPYYFTNADKTLVIGEVSGNPAEQGAA; this is translated from the coding sequence ATGGCGAACGAAGGCGTCAATCATGGCCGCCGCCGGTTCCTCACGGCCACGACGGCTGTCGTCGGCGGTGCAGGGGCCCTTGTGGCGGCAGTGCCTTTCATCAAATCGTGGTTGCCCAGTGCCCGAGCGAAAACCGCCGGCGCACCGGTGCAGCAGGACATCAGCAAGATCGACGTCGGCCAGATGGTGATCACCGAATGGCGCGGCCAGCCGGTCTGGATCGTCCGCCGTTCGCCGGAGCAGCTGGCCGCGCTGGCCAGCCAGGACGGCCGCCTGCGCGACCCGAAGTCCGAAAACGAAGAACAGCAGCCGAAGTTCGCGCAGAACCCGCACCGTTCGATCAAGCCCGAGTGGCTGGTCATGGTCGGCGTCTGTACCCACCTGGGCTGCTCGCCGAAGTTCCACGGCGACATCAAACCCGAACCGTTCGACGCGGAATGGAAGGGCGGCTTCTTCTGCCCTTGCCACAAGTCGCGCTTCGACATGGCCGGTCGCGTGTACCAGGGCGTTCCCGCGCCGACCAACCTCAAGGTGCCGCCGTACTACTTCACCAACGCGGACAAGACGCTGGTGATCGGCGAGGTGTCCGGCAATCCGGCTGAGCAAGGAGCGGCGTGA
- a CDS encoding cytochrome b, which produces MANTIQRTVANVTEWFNYRTPGLMPAYRKHMSEYWAPKNFNVWYFFGSLALLVLVNQILTGIFLTMHFNPSAAGAFNSVEYIMRDVEWGWLIRYMHSTGASAFFIVVYLHMFRGILYGSAQKPRELVWILGMLIYLVLMAEAFMGYVLPWGQMSFWGAKVIISLFGAIPVVGDTLVEWIMGDYLPADATLNRFFALHVIALPLVLLLLVVLHIAALHEVGSNNPDGVDIKKTKDSRGRPLDGIAFHPYYTVKDIFGVGFFLTICAFVIFFEPTFGGWFLEHDNFVAANKMVTPEHIKPVWYYTPYYAMLRVVPDKLLGVLVMFGAIAILFLVPWLDRSPVKSFRYRGLLSKVALGLFALSFVWLGKIGAGPGTDPVETIIGRVLTLLYFAFFITMPVWTRIDKTKQVPERVKMHD; this is translated from the coding sequence ATGGCGAACACGATCCAGCGCACCGTCGCGAATGTCACGGAGTGGTTCAACTACCGCACCCCGGGCCTGATGCCTGCCTACCGCAAGCACATGTCCGAGTACTGGGCACCGAAGAACTTCAACGTGTGGTACTTCTTCGGTTCGCTCGCCTTGCTGGTGCTGGTCAACCAGATCCTCACCGGCATCTTCCTCACGATGCACTTCAACCCGAGCGCGGCGGGAGCCTTCAACTCGGTCGAGTACATCATGCGCGACGTCGAGTGGGGGTGGCTGATCCGCTACATGCACTCCACTGGTGCATCAGCCTTCTTCATCGTCGTCTACCTGCACATGTTCCGCGGCATCCTGTACGGCTCGGCGCAGAAACCGCGCGAGCTGGTGTGGATCCTCGGCATGCTGATCTACCTCGTGCTGATGGCCGAAGCCTTCATGGGCTACGTGCTCCCATGGGGCCAGATGTCGTTCTGGGGCGCCAAGGTCATCATCTCGTTGTTCGGTGCCATTCCCGTGGTCGGCGACACCCTCGTCGAATGGATCATGGGTGACTACCTGCCGGCCGACGCCACGCTCAACCGCTTCTTCGCGCTGCACGTGATCGCGCTGCCGCTGGTCCTGTTGCTGCTGGTGGTGCTGCACATCGCGGCGCTGCATGAAGTGGGTTCCAACAATCCCGATGGCGTCGACATCAAGAAGACCAAGGATTCCCGTGGTCGCCCGCTGGACGGCATCGCCTTCCACCCGTACTACACGGTGAAGGACATCTTCGGCGTCGGCTTCTTCCTGACGATCTGCGCGTTCGTGATCTTCTTCGAGCCGACCTTCGGTGGCTGGTTCCTTGAGCACGACAACTTCGTCGCCGCCAACAAGATGGTGACGCCGGAGCACATCAAGCCGGTGTGGTACTACACACCGTACTACGCCATGTTGCGCGTGGTGCCGGACAAGCTGCTCGGCGTGCTGGTGATGTTCGGCGCGATCGCGATCCTCTTCCTCGTGCCGTGGCTGGATCGCAGCCCGGTGAAGTCGTTCCGCTATCGCGGCCTGCTGTCCAAGGTGGCGCTCGGCCTGTTCGCCCTGTCGTTCGTATGGCTGGGCAAGATCGGCGCGGGCCCGGGCACGGATCCGGTAGAGACCATCATCGGCCGCGTGCTGACGCTGCTCTACTTCGCCTTCTTCATCACGATGCCGGTGTGGACCCGCATCGACAAGACCAAGCAGGTCCCGGAACGGGTGAAAATGCATGATTAA
- a CDS encoding cytochrome c1, with protein MIKDALTKIGLTLAVALTAASPAAIASSGGGDLQPAGTRVDNIASLQRGAKLYFNYCIGCHSLQYMRYSRIGEDLGLSEDVVMKNLNFTGAKYGETIVSSMPAADAERWFGKAPPDLSLEARAKGPDWIYTYLKSFYIDPARPVGWNNSVFPGASMPNVLWELQGTQHAVFEPKVKGEESCSGTEGGCKNGKREVEHCKEGQKELDGKCLVKFEIPVKGTLNEHAFEEAARDLTAFLQYVGEPAALKRQKLGVWVLLYLSVFTFLAWLLKKEYWKDVH; from the coding sequence ATGATTAAGGACGCCTTGACCAAGATCGGTCTGACCCTTGCCGTTGCCCTGACGGCCGCCTCTCCGGCTGCCATCGCCAGCTCGGGCGGCGGGGACCTGCAGCCTGCGGGTACCCGAGTTGACAACATCGCCTCGCTCCAGCGCGGCGCCAAGCTCTATTTCAACTACTGCATCGGCTGTCATTCGCTGCAGTACATGCGCTATTCGCGCATCGGTGAAGACCTCGGTCTGTCCGAGGACGTGGTGATGAAGAACCTCAACTTCACCGGCGCCAAGTACGGCGAGACGATCGTCTCCTCGATGCCGGCAGCCGACGCGGAGCGCTGGTTCGGCAAGGCACCGCCGGATCTGTCGCTCGAAGCACGCGCCAAGGGCCCGGACTGGATCTACACCTACCTGAAGTCGTTCTACATCGATCCGGCACGTCCGGTGGGCTGGAACAACTCGGTGTTCCCGGGCGCGTCGATGCCCAATGTCCTGTGGGAACTGCAGGGCACCCAGCACGCCGTCTTCGAGCCAAAGGTCAAGGGCGAGGAAAGCTGCTCCGGCACGGAGGGTGGCTGCAAGAACGGCAAGCGTGAAGTCGAGCACTGCAAGGAAGGCCAGAAGGAACTGGACGGCAAGTGCCTGGTCAAGTTCGAAATTCCGGTGAAGGGCACGCTCAATGAGCATGCCTTCGAGGAAGCGGCCCGCGACCTGACGGCGTTCCTGCAGTATGTCGGCGAGCCTGCCGCCCTCAAGCGCCAGAAACTGGGCGTCTGGGTGCTGCTCTACCTGTCCGTGTTCACCTTCCTGGCCTGGCTGCTCAAGAAGGAATACTGGAAGGACGTGCACTAA
- a CDS encoding glutathione S-transferase N-terminal domain-containing protein yields the protein MALSTRSRTVLTLYSARDCVHCHRIRLILAAKGVAYELVLVDPAKPPEDLIDLNPYHSVPTLIDRDLVLYETGVVAEYLDERYPHPPLMPIDPLSRARLRLAVARLEKDWLPLVEQCAGNSKNAEAARKRLRDDILAALPLFKASKFFLNPEMSLADCALAPLIWRLSSLGVSLPKEAHAIQDYGERIFRNPGFARSLTPDEKLLRD from the coding sequence ATGGCCTTGAGCACACGTTCGCGCACGGTACTGACGTTGTATTCGGCTCGTGATTGCGTGCATTGCCATCGGATTCGCCTGATTCTCGCGGCGAAAGGCGTTGCCTACGAACTGGTGCTGGTGGATCCGGCAAAGCCGCCGGAGGACCTGATCGATCTCAACCCCTACCATTCGGTTCCCACCCTGATCGATCGCGACCTTGTCCTGTACGAGACCGGCGTAGTGGCCGAGTACCTGGACGAACGCTATCCGCACCCGCCATTGATGCCGATCGACCCGTTGTCGCGGGCGCGGCTGAGGTTGGCAGTGGCGCGGCTCGAGAAGGACTGGTTGCCCCTCGTGGAGCAATGCGCAGGCAACAGCAAGAATGCCGAGGCGGCGCGAAAGCGCCTGCGTGACGACATCCTGGCTGCTTTGCCATTGTTCAAGGCGTCGAAGTTCTTTCTGAACCCGGAGATGAGTCTGGCAGACTGTGCGTTGGCGCCGCTGATCTGGCGCTTGTCCAGCCTCGGAGTCAGCCTGCCGAAAGAGGCGCATGCCATCCAAGATTACGGCGAACGTATTTTCCGCAACCCGGGATTTGCGCGCAGCCTGACCCCAGACGAGAAACTGCTGCGTGACTGA
- a CDS encoding ClpXP protease specificity-enhancing factor, whose product MTSNRPYLLRAIYDWISDNGLTPYLLVDASWPGVLVPPQAAKDGRVVLNVAARAVASFDLGKDWIRFLARFGGVSHTVEVPIGAVLAIYAQENGQGMMFPAEESPPSPPSPTRSEPESPAKKGGHLRVIK is encoded by the coding sequence ATGACTTCCAATCGCCCGTACCTGCTTCGCGCCATCTATGACTGGATCAGCGACAACGGACTGACGCCCTACCTCCTGGTCGATGCGTCCTGGCCGGGTGTCCTGGTGCCGCCCCAGGCGGCCAAGGACGGCCGTGTCGTGCTCAATGTCGCGGCGCGCGCCGTCGCCTCATTTGACCTGGGCAAGGACTGGATCCGTTTCCTGGCCCGCTTCGGCGGCGTCAGCCATACGGTCGAGGTGCCCATCGGCGCCGTCCTGGCGATCTATGCCCAGGAAAACGGCCAGGGGATGATGTTTCCGGCGGAAGAAAGCCCGCCGTCGCCGCCATCGCCGACCCGGAGCGAACCCGAGAGCCCGGCAAAAAAGGGCGGGCATCTGCGCGTCATCAAATAG
- a CDS encoding DUF3301 domain-containing protein, with translation MLSTLFVFLLVSFAALVWQDAVRARDRATAITRTLCERAGLQFLDQSVSLKRMSLVRQSSGRLGLRRQYGFDVSTDGSDRHRGSLRINGDRLEDFTLPVRPSEPAVWSSPTLH, from the coding sequence ATGCTAAGTACCCTGTTCGTCTTCTTACTGGTCAGTTTCGCGGCATTGGTCTGGCAGGACGCCGTGCGCGCCCGGGACCGCGCCACGGCGATCACGCGCACCCTCTGCGAACGTGCCGGCTTGCAGTTTCTGGACCAGTCCGTGTCGCTCAAGCGCATGAGCCTGGTCCGCCAGTCGTCCGGGCGCCTGGGCTTGCGCCGCCAGTATGGATTTGACGTCAGCACGGACGGCAGTGACCGTCATCGCGGCAGCTTGCGGATCAATGGCGACCGGCTGGAGGATTTCACCCTGCCGGTTCGTCCGAGCGAGCCGGCAGTATGGTCGTCTCCGACCCTGCACTGA